In the genome of Mytilus edulis chromosome 3, xbMytEdul2.2, whole genome shotgun sequence, one region contains:
- the LOC139516338 gene encoding trans-L-3-hydroxyproline dehydratase-like — protein MATYVTTEMHTGGEPFRIVEKGYPEIPGDTILDKINYLKKEFDHPRKLIMWEPRGHFDMFGAILVPPDLPEADIGVIFINNEGYNHMCGHGVISLGRYMVDKGLAKNLTIPETVVKIQCPCGLVEARVQYDGKKSGAVSFLSVPSFLYAKEVSVEVPEYGKIVVDVSFGGGFFALVPASQFNMNIKSSASKIRAAVGATLEQLRKDYKVAHPDCSDLSYMFAAIITDGKDEYSEEVTVNCCVFADRMLDRSPCGSGVTSRIAQQFGRGLIKLGQTRTFESITGATFKAKPVKSVKCGDYDAVIVEVTGNGYYTGTSTFTLEEDDIIGRGFLLS, from the exons ATGGCAACTTATGTAACAACCGAAATGCATACTGGAGGAGAGCCATTCAGAATTGTAGAAAAGGGGTATCCTGAAATACCCGGAGACACAATATTGGATAAAATTAACTACCTGAAGAAGGAATTCGACCATCCGCGTAAGCTCATAATGTGGGAACCCCGAGGACATTTTGATATGTTCGGGGCAATACTGGTTCCCCCTGATCTACCCGAGGCTGATATTGGTGTTATATTCATTAATAATGAGGGTTATAATCATATGTGTGGACATGGTGTTATATCTTTGGGACGATATATGGTTGATAAAGGACTTGCGAAGAACCTTACTATACCAGAAACAGTTGTAAAAATACAATGTCCCTGTGGACTTGTTGAGGCACGTGTGCAGTACGATGGAAAGAAAAGTGGAGCTGTTAGCTTTCTAAGTGTCCCTTCCTTTCTTTACGCAAAAG AAGTATCAGTTGAGGTACCAGAATATGGAAAGATTGTCGTCGATGTTTCGTTTGGTGGTGGCTTCTTTGCCCTGGTGCCTGCATCACAGTTTAACATGAACATTAAATCATCAGCCAGCAAGATCAGAGCAGCAGTTGGAGCAACTTTAG AACAACTGAGGAAAGACTATAAAGTAGCACATCCCGATTGCAGTGACCTATCATATATGTTTGCAGCCATCATCACTGATGGAAAAGATGAATACAGTGAAGAAGTTACAGTCAATTGCTGTGTATTTGCGGATAGAATG ttGGATCGCTCACCTTGTGGATCAGGTGTTACATCCAGGATAGCACAGCAGTTTGGTAGAGGATTGATAAAACTGGGTCAAACAAGGACGTTTGAAAGTATCACAGGTGCAACATTCAAAGCAAAACCCGTAAAATCAGTGAAATGTGGAGATTATGATGCAGTCATAGTAGAGGTCACGGGTAATGGTTACTATACTGGTACCTCGACCTTCACTTTGGAGGAAGATGATATCATAGGCAGAGGATTTTTATTGTCGTGA